The Gossypium arboreum isolate Shixiya-1 chromosome 4, ASM2569848v2, whole genome shotgun sequence DNA segment AACTTGATGATTTTTCTGACGTGTTAGAATGAGAAATAATGATATGGAGCATAGGCTATAAATTCTATAGTCCACGATTTCATTTGCAATGATGATGGAAATGTTAAAAGGTTTAATTTTTTCTTCTTATCAACGTCACTGACTATCATCAATTACAATTCTTCTTTGGATTCACATCAAGCAACTGCTTACTTTTCTAAATATATGATaactgaattattattattatttgataatgGAGTTGAGTTATCTTAGTAGAACCTAATTTCAATTTTCAAAGAAAACAGGTGGGTTTCTTCAATAATATCATTGTTAATTTGCTTGGAAGTGACCCAAAGAGAGAAAGGCAGGTTAATCAATGAAAAGAAGATATGTAATTCCATTCATTCTCTTATGACTTGGATTCTTGCCTAATATAAATTTGGGCCTGAATAATGTGGGCAACGGTTCAAGAACATAAGTAGGTCGAGTTGCATTCATTTGGGCCTCCTTTCTTGACTTTTGCAGTCAAGATTTTAATTACCTTTATGCTTAAAAACAATATCCATAAACCAATAACATGCGTTGCTTTCATGATTTTATATGAAATTTGTCCCCACATTTCCCTTTCAATTATTGCTTTTCCAAAATACCCGAAAACTACATCTCCATTCCCCCACCACCGCCCCTAGCACCATTTCTTCCTTTACCTGTTCAATAAAAAATAATTCAAGTTTTACCATTGTTTTCTCCTTTATCATGGAGAACTCACCAACCGTTATCATGTCACAACCACCGCCGCCGCCGCCGTTCTTTGTGTCTTCGCCACCGGATTTCCAGCCTGACAACACGACTAACAGCACTATTATAAGCTCACCTCCCCCATTACCTTTCTCTTCATCACCCCAAATATACCCTCTTACAGATCAAAACGCATCCACTGTTACTATAGTGACAATCAATCAACCCCCACCTTTCCCTGATTCACCGAGAAGCATTGATTTATCCCCTCTTGAATTCATTCTCGCTCTTATGGCTGTCATAACTATCCCCGCTTTAATCTACTCTTTCTTTTTCGCCGTCAAGTGCCCTCCTTGGTCTTCCGGAGAACGTCATCACGACAGCCCCGAAGACCTTCCCGGTGACAACCATGAGAGTAGTACTGTTGTTGAAATAACCGAGAGGAGGAGGGAGCCTGTTTCAGGTGTCAAGTACCGAAAAGAGACTCATTCTAAAGAAATCGGGAATGAGTGTCCCGTTTGTTTATCAGTGTTTGCAGATGGGGAAGAAGTAAAGCAATTGAGTGGATGCAAGCACTCGTTTCATACTACTTGCATTGATTTGTGGCTTAACAATCATAACAATTGCCCAATTTGCCGGGCTTCTGTTGCTGTAAAGAGGCCAAACAACAACCGTACGCCGCCGCCTGGTTCAGGCTCAACTAGATATAGTGATCACCATCAAGGCTTGCCAGATGCAGCCAGtttggtttaattttttttaaacccTTTATTGCTCAAATTTCAATAACTGGTAGTACTATAGAATCATGAGTCCAAAGTTGGAAATTGAGATATATTCACTTAGATTTGTCTGTGATTCTGCTATGAGAAGAACCCTTTTTGTGTGCATATTCCTTATTTTTCCAAATAGGGGTGGCCTTGTGTTGATAAATTGCAGTAAAACGCTTGTTTTTACCCACTTCATCAGTCTTGTAATTCTTTACTTGATTTACGAAAAGCATACCTCACACGCGTGATCCACGTTTTATACTTTTACTTCTCTCTTTGACACAAGTTGTATTCACCGACTGACTGTTAATGCTCAAGCTCAGTTTACATGATTGTTCCGGTAATAATTTAAAGAAtactttaaattaaattaaattaaatgtatattatttttaattttagatattttaaagtaagtataaataatttattaattttatttgttttataaaaaaaattagtgcatttaaattaaattaaattaaatcacaacacaatacaaaacataaaggtTTCCTACGCTTCCGCTTTATCGAGGCACAGAACGTAGGATCAAATTCAGAACCCATCCACATGCTACTGCCCATCCATGCTAAGGTATTTGGGGCATTTATTACCCTCCGTTTCAACATCACAAATTAATTAAACGAGAGTGTAATTATTAGgtagtaatttttttaattatgaagaattgtaatttttttatatgtttgatTGACAGAGTGTAATTATATGATAGTTCTTTGTGCCATGTTTggtaatataaataataattacatagttacataatttttatttttaaaagtaataattattataaaaattattaatatgataaaaataatttctattcaagtaacacaaattcaaatcaaataatcatatatattatgttaGTCTAAAAAATAGTTGATATTATGATTACTAATAGAAAcaacaagaaaaataaacatcatatgcaattttatctaat contains these protein-coding regions:
- the LOC108459703 gene encoding RING-H2 finger protein ATL33-like is translated as MKFVPTFPFQLLLFQNTRKLHLHSPTTAPSTISSFTCSIKNNSSFTIVFSFIMENSPTVIMSQPPPPPPFFVSSPPDFQPDNTTNSTIISSPPPLPFSSSPQIYPLTDQNASTVTIVTINQPPPFPDSPRSIDLSPLEFILALMAVITIPALIYSFFFAVKCPPWSSGERHHDSPEDLPGDNHESSTVVEITERRREPVSGVKYRKETHSKEIGNECPVCLSVFADGEEVKQLSGCKHSFHTTCIDLWLNNHNNCPICRASVAVKRPNNNRTPPPGSGSTRYSDHHQGLPDAASLV